gcgagagtggatagtgacaccggtcccctagagggagtgttatgaaagaCAGCCAGACGtaatgtttgaaaatataaaaagatgtggggcccgctgcactatttgcacagtaaatttctttctatatatacgaacgttttCGTTCATTGTGACGACACACCtcaatctcttctctctctataataagaaattctctctctctatatcagtgttaaaaattctacgggtataaattttcacccttatttaaatttctgcaaTACAATAAAATCTCATTTCTATTTATAACAAGTAcattattttatcattattgtAACCGGAAAGACGCAGATAAACAATACATAGCTAAGCAAAGAAAAGgaacgaaagaaaaaaaaaaggccaATAAAATCAAAGTTCTAGACCGTTGACAAAtcacttctcttcttcctcgaaagcAGTAACAGGGAAAGTACGTGACAGTCCCGTCGGATTAGCAAAAGTAATCTTCGTTTGGTCTTGATCATTAACAAAGATCTCAGAGATCGTAACCCAAAGCAGAAGCTCTTTGCTCTTGATCCCTGTAAGACTACGCATCCGACGGTTCTCCACGAACGCAGTGACCTCCGAGTCATACGACACGTTTCTTCCGATCGCCTTGAACCGATGCTGAACGTTCTTGTTAATCTTGATCCAGATATAACCGGTTGTTTTGTTGTGACCGATCTCTGTCATGTTGTCCAAAGGGAGAAGTCCTTTGGGAAGATTCATGGTCGATAAGATCTCGTTTGCTTTTTGCTTGCAGGTTGATCCTACATTGAAGATCtcagctccttctctttgaTCTGGTTTGGTTTCTAG
This genomic stretch from Brassica napus cultivar Da-Ae chromosome C9, Da-Ae, whole genome shotgun sequence harbors:
- the BNAC09G19220D gene encoding uncharacterized protein BNAC09G19220D, coding for MSLKVTNLKTYIYKKPSTIPHIHKPSSQQTNLMSSLETKPDQREGAEIFNVGSTCKQKANEILSTMNLPKGLLPLDNMTEIGHNKTTGYIWIKINKNVQHRFKAIGRNVSYDSEVTAFVENRRMRSLTGIKSKELLLWVTISEIFVNDQDQTKITFANPTGLSRTFPVTAFEEEEK